From Acipenser ruthenus chromosome 2, fAciRut3.2 maternal haplotype, whole genome shotgun sequence, a single genomic window includes:
- the LOC117408503 gene encoding uncharacterized protein LOC117408503, protein MAFLLAFLTFLRSLRSAISEPQVVSSLLQAEVNKGFMVGPFSAPPFTTFRINPIGIATRKYSGKKRLIIDLSAPRGAYTRSINSLISSEEFSLHYIKLSDAIHFIKIAGHGAWLAKADISDAFKVMPIHPSLRHLFGVCWADKFYFSTQLTFSCRSSPKIFDSLSEALCWILLNSYHVPFVLHLMDDFLLISPPSDPPAQAINQLNTLFSSVGVPLSQEKTIGPVNSLEFLGITLNTVKFEASLPLAKLQRLLSLINNFQISSFIKKRDLLSLLCHFNFAIRIIPQGRTFISRLLALSSTVKNMNSHVKISAEARKDIKMWISLLSNWNGLSLFYDDFISAPHDLALFTDASSIGFGGFLVPEWFSSTWPPEIQLLPPQEKSTALPDIYPIAVAAALWGHQWSRKSILFFSDNKPTVHIINKGRSSSPLIMRLLRRLIWSSVSLNFLIQACHLLGTHNNAADALSRLQVAKFRQLVPSASPNPLQTPQFHQLLLD, encoded by the coding sequence ATGGCTTTTTTACTGGCATTTCTCACATTCCTTCGGAGTCTCCGCTCTGCCATTTCTGAGCCACAAGTCGTCAGTTCCCTTCTCCAAGCCGAAGTCAACAAAGGCTTCATGGTCGGCCCCTTTTCAGCACCCCCCTTCACTACCTTTCGCATTAATCCCATAGGCATCGCTACCCGTAAGTATTCCGGCAAGAAACGCCTTATTATTGACTTATCCGCTCCTCGGGGCGCTTACACACGCAGCATTAACTCCCTCATTTCAAGCGAGGAGTTCTCTCTTCACTACATTAAGCTCTCAGATGCCATTCATTTCATCAAAATTGCAGGTCACGGAGCCTGGCTTGCCAAAGCCGATATCTCCGATGCATTCAAGGTCATGCCTATTCACCCTTCCCTCCGTCACCTTTTCGGAGTCTGTTGGGCAGACAAGTTCTATTTCTCCACCCAGCTCACTTTCAGCTGCCGCAGTAGCCCAAAAATATTCGATTCCTTGTcagaagccctctgctggattctgcTCAACTCCTATCATGTCCCCTTCGTCCTCCATCTAATGGATGACTTTCTGCTTATTTCCCCCCCGTCAGATCCTCCAGCCCAAGCAATTAATCAGCTTAATACCCTCTTTTCCTCAGTCGGTGTCCCTCTTTCTCAAGAGAAAACCATCGGCCCTGTTAACTCCCTGGAATTCCTCGGCATCACACTAAATACAGTGAAATTCGAAGCCAGCCTGCCTCTTGCCAAACTCCAACGCTTACTTTCACTCATTAACAATTTTCAGATCTCCTCTTTCattaagaagagggacctcctgtctCTACTCTGCCATTTTAATTTCGCCATTCGCATCATTCCCCAGGGCAGAACATTTATTTCACGTCTCCTAGCCCTCTCATCAACGGTCAAGAATATGAATTCTCACGTGAAAATTTCAGCCGAAGCCAGGAAAGACATAAAGATGTGGATCAGTCTCCTTTCTAACTGGAATGGCCTCTCTCTATTTTATGACGATTTCATTTCAGCCCCCCACGACCTTGCCCTCTTCACTGACGCCTCATCCATCGGATTCGGCGGGTTCCTTGTTCCTGAATGGTTCTCTAGCACTTGGCCCCCTGAAATTCAGCTCCTTCCCCCTCAAGAGAAATCTACGGCACTTCCAGATATTTATCCAATCGCGGTGGCCGCTGCCCTCTGGGGTCACCAATGGTCAAGAAAATCAATTCTTTTCTTCAGCGATAACAAACCCACAGTACACATCATTAACAAAGGACGTTCTTCATCCCCCCTCATTATGCGCCTGCTCCGTCGTCTCATATGGTCTTCTGTATCTctcaacttcctaatacaagcttgTCATCTTCTTGGTACCCATAATAATGCTGCGGATGCTCTTTCTCGCCTACAGGTagccaagttccgtcagctggttccATCTGCCTCCCCAAACCCCCTCCAgaccccacagtttcatcagctgctCCTAGACTGA